The genomic window GAACCAAATCCGTTCCGCGGCAGCGGCATGCTTGAGCAATGAGATCGGTGTCGTCAGCGACGCGACGAGCCGTCGGCGGGCGTCGGCGTCGGACAGGCCGCGAACGGTCTCGATGAGTGCTTCGCGGTTGTGGTCGAGCAGGTTCTCGATGATCGCTCGCTCGGTGCCGTTGGTAATTATGTTGGTACTCACGGGCTTTCACTCCATTCTGTTGTGTGGTTGAGGTGAGGGGTCTCTTGATCGGGCTGAATGACGCAAGGCGTTGCGGCACGATCGATTTCGGGAGAAGAACCGGCGTCAGGGAACGACCGGGAAGGAGGGGATTCGAGCTACTCGTCGCGCGGATTGCGCAGGGAGGGTGGCGAGGCGGGCGACGTCGACACCGCAGCCCAGGCCTGTCAAGAGGCGCTGCTGCCTGCGGTCAGCATATCGCAGAGTTTCGATCCGGGCTGCACGTCGATGACGGCAGCGTTGTCGGCTTTCGATCGGTACCGTCGAGCCGGACCAGCTGGCCGATGCCGGTCCGGCTCAGGCTTTTTTGCGTAGGCGGCGGTCAGCTGGACTGCAGGACGAAGAACAGGAAGCTCGGGCCGGTGGTGAGGGCTCGGTATTCCTCGGGGAACAGCTCGCGGGCGGCCGGGACGGGCTGCGGCTCGCTGATGATGGAGATGCGAAAGCCGGCCGCGTTGAAGGCGTCGGTCATCGCATGCAGCGGCCGGGCCCACAAGCTCATCGGGACGGTTCGGCCGCCCATGGTCCACTCGAAGGTCCATTTGTAGGTCTCGAAGTAGTTGGGACTGTGCCCGGCCGAACGCTGAATGCCGTAGGCCACAAAGGGATGATCGACCGAGACGAGCAGTCGACCGCCGGGGGTCAGTACACGCCGCAGCTCGGCAAGCGTCGGCCCCCAATCCTCCAGGTAGTGCAGCACCAGGGAGGCGACGACGTCGTCGAACGCGCCATCGGAGAAGGGCAGCGGGCTGGCCAGATCGGCGATCCGCAGGTCCGCGTCAGTACCGAGGCGCCGTCGAGCCAGCTCCAACATCCCGGCGCTCGCGTCGATGCCGCTCACCCTGGCCCCGCGATCGCGCAGCGCCGCGAACAGCGGGCCCGAGCCGCAGCCGGCGTCGAGGATCCGTCTGCCTGCGACGTCCCCCGCGAGTTCCAGCATCGCGGGCCGTTCGTAATAGGCGTTGTAGAGGCTGGCCTCGTTCTCAGCCGTATACGCCTCGGCGAAGCTGTCATAGTCGTTGGCCCGGGCGGGATCAGCGGGAAGTGCACAATTTTCTGGAACCTGAGTCATGCAGCCATGCTGGCACGCCGAGCTTGCCGTATCCCGGTGACATCATTGCGTGATGAAACGTCGGGAACCCGCCGAGATGATCGTATCCGCGACCATGCGAGATTTCCGGGAGGTGATCGAAAACCATTCTCGCTATTGGGGTGGACGTGACCTGCGGTCACTTCACCTCGCTGCACTGGTGCACGAGTTCCCGGAGACCAACTTGGTGGCAGTGGCCGATGACGGCATCCGCGGATATATCTTCGGATTCGTCACACCCGCACGTGTGGCCTACGTCCATCTGATCGCCACACGTGACGACACACGAGGTACTGGGCTCGGCCATCGCCTATACGAGGCGTTCGCTGTGGCGGCACGTGCCCAGGACGCTACGCGGCTCAAGGCCATCACCTCGCCAGATAACAAGGGCTCGATCGCTTTTCACCAAAGGCTCGGCTTCGATGTCCATGTGGTCGAGGACTACAACGGGCCAGGTGCGGATCGCGTCGTTCTTACAAAGGAATTGAACGGCTGCCTGTGGCGTGCTCGACGGTAAAGCGGAAGCAAACACAGGCGCCGACAATTATGAAACCGATGCCATAGATGCCTACAAGACGGCTCGATGGATTGATACGTGATGGTTTGCGGGCTGAAGCCGGACGGCAGGTATTCATGCCAGCGAAGTTGGTAACATTCTCCACGCTTCTGTGATTCCTATAGTGACGGTGAATTGTCAGATCTGGTGAGGAGCCACGAAGCCATGATCAGGAGTACTAGCGCAATAGCCCACGGGTGCCGTCGAGGCGGGCGCTGGCGGTACCTGCATCTACCCGTTGTGGTGATCGCCGTTGTTGTGCTGATGGCAGGTACCGGCTTCGGACAACCTGCCCCGGTCAATGGTGACTGGCCCATGTGGCAATTCGATCCCACCGGTTCGCGGTTCAACTCGAACGAAACTGCTCTCACGCCGGATACTGTCGGTGATTTGCAACTGAAGTGGGCGTTCGCGTTCCCCGAGACCATCGCCGCGTCCAGCCAACCGGCGGTCGTCGACGGCACTGTCTATGTCGGTGGGCGCAACGGGACATTCTATGCGCTGGACGCCGAAACCGGTTCGACCCGATGGGAATTCGAAGCCGAGACACCCCTCGGCGGAAATCTCCCGACGTACGGGCTGCGCAACGGTCCCGCGGTCGCGGACGGCCTGGTCTACTTCGGTGACAACTCGGCCAGGATGTGGGCTCTCGACGCGAAGACGGGAGCGTTGCGCTGGGTCCGCCAGCTGGACGACCACGATTACGCGATCATCACCAGCTCGCCACTGGTGTTCGAGGGTCGCGTCTATGTCGGAGTGTCCAGTCAGGAGTTGGGCGCCGCTACCAACGATGCGTACCCGTGCTGCACCTTCCGAGGAAGTATGGTGGCGCTCGACGCCGCAACCGGCGACGTGCAGTGGAAGTACTACACGATCCCGCAACCGCAGCCGACCGGTGGCAAGCCCGACTTCGCTCCCAGCGGTGCGCCGATCTGGTCCTCACCCACGATCGACGCGAATTCACGGACGCTGTACTACACCTCGGGCAACCCCTACTCGGGTTATCCCGAGGGAGCGGAAGCAATCGGAGCGCTGGACATCGACACGGGGACGGCCCGGTGGGTTCGACGGATGACTCCAGGTGATCCGCCCTGGAACGGTCGCTGTGCGGTGCCGCCGCCCGGCGGGAACTGTCCCGATCCCGGACACGATTTCGACTTCGGATCGCAGGCGAACATTTTCAGCATCGATGGTCGGATGGTTGTCGGCGCCGGCCAGAAGAGCGGGGTTTACCATCTGCTCGACGCCACGACCGGTGAGATCGTCTGGCAGACCAGGTTGTCCACGCCGGAACCGGTTCTGCCCATTCCCGGCTCGGAGTCGCTGCAGGGTATCCAGTGGGGTGCCAGCTATGACGGCCGCCACCTGTACGTTGCCACGTATCAGGCCCAGCCGGGCACGCTGTACGCGTTGCACCCGGCCGATGGCGCGGTCGTCTGGAGCACCCCGAATCCCGCGACCGGCTGCCTGATCGACCCGCCTCCGATACCGAACCTTCCGCTGTGCCAGCTCGCTATGCCCAATGCCGTATCGTCCACGCCCGGCCTGGTTTACGAGGGCAGCCTCGACGGCAAGATGCGTGTCTTCTCGGCTGACACCGGCGCCATCCTCTGGGAATACAACACGGCGCGCACTTTCAAGACGGTGAATGGGGTGCCGGGCGTCGGCGGCGGTATCAACGGTCACGGTGCCGTCATCGCGAACGGGATGCTGTTCACCAATTCCGGTTACGGCCGACAGATCACCACCGGCATGCCGGGCAATGTTCTGCTGGCCTTCGCGCTTCCGTAACCCGTTCGGGAACAACGACATAGGCAGTACGGCTTGATCGCGACACTGCACCAACGCCGACGCGACGAAATCAACAGAGACGCCCGAGCGGCTGGGAGATCGGCTGTGCGGGAACTGTCAGAACTCGAAGCGGTTCAGTACGTCGTAGTTCCGGGCCGGGGTCGCGTGGATCAGTCGGTACAGCAGTCGTATCGGCGTGGAGTTGATCCGTTCGTAGCCCGCCAGTGCGGAGTTCTGTTCGAGGAAGCGCAAGCGTGGATTCCAGCGCTCCAACTCGCGGGCGTCGCTGGTGCCCCATTTGACGATGCCTTTGCTGAAGACCTTCGACAGGCGTGGTCCCATCGGTGACAGCGTGTCGAAGAGCAGTTCTCCGGTAGTGAATCGGTCCGTCAGGCGCTGGAGCAGCGTGCGCACCTCCGACTGGGGGAGATACATGAGTAGACCCTCGGCGACGATCAATGTGGGCCGGTCCGTTGGGGTTTCGTCCAGCCAGCTTGCTTCCGTGACCGATGAGCCGAGCATTCGGTAGCCGTCGCGGTCGGCGTACAGCTTGCGGCGCAACTCGATGACGTTCGGCTGGTCCACGTCGAACCACTGGACGTGGCGAGGCAGACGCAGCCGGAAGGCGCGGGTGTCCATTCCGCATCCCAGATGCAGCACGACGGCGTCAGGGTGGCGGCCGAGAAAGGCCGCGCTCCAGTCGTCCAGGCGGGCGGCCCGCAGGGCGACCAACCACTGGTTCGCGGGCGGGAGCATATAGCGGCGCATTCTGGCCCAGTCGTAGTCGATCCGGTCCACTGCCTCCGCCGCCGCGTCGTCGCCGAGAATCGGGTTCGGCGAACGACTTTCGCAGGCGCGCAGGTACAGCGTGCCCAGGTTCGTCCACTCCACCGAGCCCCACCGCACGCCGCTGAAGTCGACCTTCCTCGTCTGCGTCATACCGCCTCCCGGATGAGTGATTGTCCTGCTGACAGAGACAAGCGCGAGGTGCCCGCCACCATTGTCGCGCATCCACAGCCACGCCGCCGCCGCCCGCGCCGTCGAATTCGCCAGTGGCCGTTCGGGTACGTCGAGCGGCGTAGCCGAGTAGTCGCTTCCGGGCGGACGTGTACCGGACCGGTAGCCGCGATCGTGGAGATGCAGAGGAAGGAGAATTCGATGCATCGACAGGAACGCAGTTGGGGGCGACGGTTGGGACTGTTCGCCGTTGGTGTCGGAACCATGGTGCTCGCCGGCACGCCGACGGCGGCCGCTGGGGATCCGCCGCAGTCTGTGCCCGACTGGATCAGACACCATGCGGTCGCACTAGACCACGTGGATCCCGCTGGCCCGGACGACGATCTGATGCCCCTTCGCGGGTCGATCGGTGAAGCGCACATCGTAGGGCTGGGCGAGTCGACTCATGGCGCGGCCGAGGAGCTCACGCTCAAACACCGCACCCTGCGTCTGCTCGTCGAACAGCTGGGGTTCCGTTCCATCGCCTTCGAAGAGCAGTGGACAACAGGACTGCAGGTCAACGAGTACATCCGCACGGGCAAAGGCGATCTGAACACGGTCATGAGCCAGCTGGGCGGGCAGTGGCAGACACAGGAGGTGGCCGACCTGCTGCGGTGGCTGCGCGACTTCAACACCGAGCGCGTTGACAAGGTGCAGTTCATCGGGGTCGAGTACTACTTGACGGGCCCATCGGCCTATGACGGAATCGACGCCTATGTCGCCGGTGCCGCTCCAGAGAAGCTTGCCGAACTCCGTAGTCACCTGCATGCGATCCGGCCCGCCACGCCGAACATGAACGACCACGTCAGCTGGTACCAGGGTGTGCCGGACAAAAAGCCCTATGTCGATCATGCCCATCGCGTCCATGACCTGATCGCCGGCGTGCCGCACCAGCCCGGGTCCAGCGCCCACGAACTGGCGCTACAGCACGCGCGGCAAATCGTCTCGTTCTATGAGCATTACCGCCTGTCCTTTGCCGACAGCCTCGGGTACCGGGACGCCCATGCGGCCCAAAACCTCAGGTGGTGGCGCGAATTCACCGGTGACAAAGTCGCATACTGGGCGGCGAGCGCGCACACCGCCAACGCCCCCCAACTACGTATCGCTGTCCCACCCGCGCCGGACTTGCGATTCCCGAGCGCGGGTTCGTATCTGCGCCAGTGGTACGGCCAGGGGTACTTGTCGATCGGCTTCACCTTCGACCACGGCGCCGTCAGCCTCGGACCCGGGAAAACCGCTGCCATGCCGCCACCCGCCTCGGACTGGTTCGAACAGCCCTTCGGCAAGGTGCACCTCGACCAGTTCGCCCTGGATCTACGTCGGCCCGCTCCCACCGCGGTGCGGCGCTGGCTTGCGGCCCCCGTCAAGACGCGTGGCCTGGCTCATGGCGGTCCTGACTCATACATGGACGGCGGCAGCCTGGGCCAGTGGTTCGACGTGGTCGTCCACCGCCAGGAGGTGAGCCCCGCAGTACCGACCTGAGTATCTGGGTCCAGAACGATTTCGGCTCGTCCGGACCCAGCTTGTGTTCAATTGCGTTGCGGCACTGCCGAATTTCGATCGGGGTTGCGCAGCGGGGCGCCGACGTGGTGCAGGTGTCTCAGCGCCTCTCGGTAAGAGGAGATCAGCCCGGTTTCGTGGTAGGACACGCCGATTTCGGTGCAGTAGTCGCGGACGATCACCTGGGCGTGCCGCAGGTTCGGCGTCGGCATGCTCGGGAACAAATGGTGCTCGATCTGATAGTTGAGCCCGCCGAGGGCGAGGTCGGTCAATGCGCCACCCCGCACGTTGCGGGAGGTCAGTACCTGGCGACGCAGGTAGTCGGGGCGGTCGTCGCCGGTCAAGGTCGGCATGCCTTTGTGGTTCGGGGCGAAGATGCAGCCCATGTACAGACCGAAGAGGCCTTGGTGGACAGCAAGAAACGCGAAGGCTTTGTCGGCGGGCAGCACCGCGAACAGTGCGGCCAGGTAGAGGGCGAAGTGGCCGAACAGCAGTGCGCCCTCCAATTTGCGGTGTTTCACCGAGCGATTTCTCAGCGCCCGCACACCGGCCACATGGAGGTTCAGGCCCTCCAGCAGCAGGAGGGGGAAGAACAGGAACGCCTGCGCCCGCCCGATGAGACGAGGCAGACCGTGGCTGGACCGTGCCTGCTGTTGGGACCAAACCAGAATGTCGGGCGCGACATCGGGGTCGAGTTCCTCATGGTTCGGGTTGGCGTGATGCCGGGTGTGCTTGTCCTGCCACCAGCCGTAGCCCAGGCCGATGCCTGCGTTGCCGACGAGTCGTCCCACGAGCTCCGTCGGCTGCCGTAGCCGGAAGACTTGGCGGTGTGCGACATCGTGCATGACGAGCGCGATTTGGGCGAACGTCACGGCCATGAACCCCGCGACCAGCAGTGTCCACCACGAATCGCCGACGATGAAGAACGCCGCCCAGCCAGCCACGAACGCGGCCCCGACGAGGCTGAGCCGGACGGCGTAGTAGACGGGACGCCGGTTCATCAGCCCCGCTTCGGAGATCCGGCGTAACAGACGGGCATAATCACCGTCGGCGCCGCCCCGCGGTGACCGCGGCGATGACTCGGGGACCAAGGCAGGTGTCGTCATAGATCTTCCTGAGAGCTGAGGCGGAGACGCCACCTCCGTCCGTCGACGATGGCCAGGTCGGTGGATGTCGGAGCGGGGGCGGCGATTTCAATACCCGACGCTATCCGCCGGATTCTCGTTACCGGTAATCCCTTGGTATGAGATGGAATCGGACCACAGTGTGATACGTCCGCCGCGGACCGAGGCGGCTGACCGGTTTATCGGCCGACACATCCGGGTCGCCGGACCTGACGCGCCGAACCGTCGGGCGCGGCGACATTTTCGGGCGTGACCTCAAGTGCACTCGAGGGTTTACTGTTCGGTGTATGGATCATGACCTCGTAGTCGATTATCTGCGGCGGCTCGGAGTCGAGGCACCGGTTCGTCCCGACATCGACACCCTGCGCGACCTGCACCGGCGGCATCTCAAGGCGGTGCCGTTCGAAAATCTCAGCATTCACCTCGGCGAACCCATCGTGCTGGACGAGAAACTGTTGGTGGACAAGATCGTGCGACGACGGCGCGGCGGGTTCTGTTACGAGTTGAACGGGGCGTTCGGCACCCTGCTGTCGGCCCTCGGATTCCCGGTGACGCTGCTTGCCTCCGGGGTGTTCGACGACGGGCACGTCCGGCCGCCGTTCGACCATCTCGTGCTGCGCGTCGACCTGGACCGGCCGTGGCTGGTGGACGTGGGATTCGGCCAAAACGCCCGGTACCCGCTGCGTTTGGACAGCACCGACGACCAGCCCGATCCGGACGGCGTGTTCCGAGTCGTCCCGGTCGAAGACGGCAGCGGCGACCTCGACCTGCTCTGCGACGACGAGCCGCTTTACCGGATCGAGACCCGGCCCCGCCGACTGATCGATTTCGAACCGTTCTGCTGGTATCACCAGACCTCGCCGGATTCGCCCTTCACCGGCAAGCTGGTGTGCTCGCGACCCACTCCCACCGGCCGCATCACGCTCAGTGACCACGAACTCACCCGCACCGAGAACGACGAGCGCACCGAGCAGACCCTGACCGACGATGAGGCCCTGGCCGCCTACCGCGAACTGTTCGGCATCGAGTTGGACCGTCTGCCGTCGGCGGGCAGCGGCGGTAGCTAGCTCGTCATGGCAGCACCGCAAGAGCGAGGACTGCGATCTGCATGCTCATCACCCGTTGGTTACGGACTCGGGAAGTCGATGCACGTGGAATTCGTCCTCGCCGACGGTCACGAGTAACGCGTATCCGCCGCTCAGCGTTTCGGCTGCCACGGTGAGTTCGTACCGGCCCGCTTCGACGGGTGACTTGTTCAGTTCGTCGACCACGAAGCTGCCGTCGACGATGCGATAGAGGGTGACCGTCACCGTGCACGGCTCTCGCACGGTTGCGCCGATCCGCACGCCGGAATCGATGGCCACAGCGGTGAAGTCCGCCAGCACTTCACGCCTGGCCGACACGGCCGCGATGATCTGGCGGACGGCGATCGGTGCGAGCGCGTCCAGGAAATTCACGGCCGGATTACGCCGGGCGAACGCGCGGCGGAGCCGTTCGGTCACCGGCCCGATCGCCCCGGACCCGAACACGATCAGGTCGAACTCGCGAGCGTCGAACTCGCTGTCCGCCTGCTCCGGCCGAAGAGATCCCTGCGCGGCAATTCCGTGTTCGCGCAGCCGCTCCAGGATATTGTCCAGTGCCTGCCGCGTCCGACCGAGAACAAGCACGCGTCGCTTCGAAACCCTCTCATTCGCTTCCATGCGACCATCATGAAACCTCAATGAACGTTAAGGTCAACTCCGCCGCACGCCAGTGGCGTGTGAGTGCGGTGCAAGTCCCCGCTGGCAGGGTCGATGGCATGACGCGGCATAGCGGCCAGCGGGCCGAGGGGAAAACCATTCTGGTTACCGGCGCCAACGCGGGCATCGGGTATTTCGTCGCCGAGCAACTCGCGGCCAACGGTGCCACCGTGGTGCTTGGCTGCCGTGACACCGCCAAGGGCGACGTCGCGGTGCGCGCGATCCGGGCCCAGGTTCCCGGCGCTCAGCTGCGGTGCGTGCGTTTGGATCTGGCTGACCTGTCCTCCCTGACCGCGACAGTGGACGCCCTCGATGCCGACAGGCTGGACGCGGTCGTGCTCAATGCCGGGGTCCTGCTGTCGGGTCCCGATCGCCGCGTGAGTGCTCAGGGACACGAATTGATGTTCGCGACAAACCATCTCGGGCATTTCGCGCTGGTCGCTCATCTGGCGCCGATACTGACCGCCACCACGAACAGCCGGGTGATCACGGTGGGCAGCTTTGCCGCGCGGTCGGAGCGACTGGATCTCACCGATCTGCAATCCGAACACGACTATCGGCCCAAGCGCAGCTACGGGCGCTCGAAGCTGGCCCAGATGCTGTTCGGTTTAGAACTGGACCGCCGCCTGCACGCACACGGTGCCGACACCGCCAGCATTGTCGTCCACCCCGGCGGCGCCATGGACTCACTGACCCCGTCGCGACCACCGCTATTCGTTCGCACCACCGCCCAGCGCCTGCGCGGGCTGCCCGCAAGTGTTGTGCTGCACGGCAAACACGCAGCGGCCGCAACCATTGTCCGAGCCATTCTGGACACTGAGATCACCGGTGGACAACTTTGGGGGCCAAGGGTTTTCGGTCTCCGTGGACAACCGCACCAGGAAACACCGCATGCGCATATGACCGACCTCGACACCGCCGCTGAACTATGGGCCGCTAGTTCGGAACTCACAGGCGTCGATCCGCTCGTGCGTCCGTCTTTCTAGGAACCTGTCAAGATCTGGGCTTCGGGGGCGGCCGAAACCGCTTCTGTGACGGCGGTTTGCGCGGTGGCGGCGTCGGTGGCGGGTGCGTGGGCGGGGTAGTAGTCGGCGGTTCTGGTGCCGGTGAAATAGTCGGTGGTCCAACCGACCGCGAGGGTTTGCAGGGTCGAGATGTTCACCGATTTCGGGTTGCCGCACAACAGGTTTCCCAGCGTGTCGCCGCTGGCGCCTTCCGCGTCGGTGTGCACGCCGGTGCCGATGCGGACGCCGAGGTATCGACGGTGCAGCAGTCGCTGGACGGCCGCGGTGCCGACACCGAAGAGATTGCATTGGGAGGGTTTCGCGGCGATATCGAGAATCGGTAGGTCGGTGTGGTCGAGGTCGGCAAGGGCTTGGTCGGTGTTGTCGCCGAGGAACGATTTCACAGGATCGAGCAGGACGAGTCCGCGTAAGTCGGCGAAGGCGGCGGGGTGGTCGGCGTGTAGCCGGTGTGCGACATATTCGACGGCCTCGGCTCCCGCGGAGTGCCCGACGAACACGGTCTCCTGCGGCAGCCGCAGATCCGGCCGGTTCGCCGCGGCCGTAGCCGCGGCGAAGCTGCGCGCCAGGGGACTGGTGGGTCCGGCGGCGGTGGCGAACAGTCCGGCGATGTTGTCGAGGAAGCCGGTGTTGTCGCCGAGATTCTGCAGGGTGCAACCGGCCGGATCGAGGAACGGCAAGGCGGGCGCGAACACGACGTATCCGGCAGCGGCGAAATGCTCGGCGAGGCTGGCCACATTCGCGTTGCTTCGGGCGAAACCGTGTTGCAGCCAGACCAGGCCATGGGCGGCCCCATCGGGCAGGTACCAGTCGGCGTTCCGGTGCCGGATGGCACCCGCACAGGCGATGTCGACGGTGTCCGGCACCCGCTCGGGTTCGGCGTGTGCGATCGGTGTCGCGGTGGTCGCCGCGGCGCAGGCGGCGGCAAACATGGCAGTGAGCACGAGGCTCCGTAGGTTCATCGTCACTCCTGTGCGGAAACACGCTGCTCCGTGCGGGAGCGCGAGCTAACTGGTCATATGACCAATTGAGACCCGCTGACCGAGGGCTGTCAAACGGTAGGCCACAGATCACACAGGCGGACGGTCGTGGTTACGGCGTTTTGTCCGATGACATCGTGTGAACAGCGATCCGCCAGTCGGCGAGCAACTTGTCACGATGATTGGTACTGAGGATTGTCGTCAGGGCCAGGCCGCGAAAGTAGGTGAGGGTCATTTCGAAGATCGTGTCGAAGTTTTCGGGTGTGGCCTCGGTATTGGCCACGATGGTCGCGCGAATGTTGCCGTGTAGTTCTCGCTGGTAGCGCAGCAGCGCTTCGCGGAGGTCGGTATCGGTTCGTGCGGCTACCCACAGCTCGAGTACCGCGCCGAACAGCGGGGTCGCGAAGATGTGCCAGAGGGCGTCGATCCAGTCGTCCTCGGCGGCTTTCGCTTCCGCGTTGTCGATGGCCTCGCGCATCTGTTGGTCGGAGAGATGGCGTACGGCGTCGACGAGCAGGTGGGCCTTGTTCGGGTACTGGTGCAACAGGGCGCCGCGGGAAATCTCGGCGCGCGCCTGGATGGCCCCGATGCTGGTCGCGGCGTAGCCGTCCTCGATGAGGGAGTCGACCGCGGCGCGCAGGATGCGCTCGCGGGTCTGGTGGCTGCGTGCCGCGTCGCTGTGTCGACGTCCTTCCGTGCGTGCCATGGCTGCATCATCGCAGGTATTGACAACAGTACGATCGGACTGTTTCACTTTGCGGGTCGCCGCAGCCGCCGGGCGGGGCTGCGCCGTGATCGACAGGCACGTCGAAGGTGTCGTCGGCAATCGCGGACTCGACCCACTCGGACCGCCCGGATGGAAGTAGGTTTCATGTCCACCGACACCGTTCTCATCGAGCGTGCCGGGCCGGTCACGCTGATCGGCATCAATCGGCCGCAGGCCCGCAACGCAGTCGACGGTCCGACGGCCGCGGCACTCGCCACCGCCTTCCGTGACTTCGACGCCGACCCCGATTCGGCCGTCGCCGTGCTGCACGGCGTAGGCGGAACATTCTGTGCCGGAGCAGATCTCAAGGCACTCGGCACCGAGCGTGGCAATCGGACCGACCACGACGGCGACGGTCCGATGGGTCCGACGCGCATGCGACTTGGGAAACCGGTCATCGCGGCGATCTCCGGATACGCCGTCGCGGGCGGTATCGAACTGGCCGTATGGGCCGACTTACGGGTGGCCGAGGAGGACGCCGTGCTCGGCGTGTTCTGCCGCCGCTGGGGTGTCCCGTTGATCGACGGCGGCACCGTCCGGCTGCCCCGGCTCATCGGAGCGAGTCACGCCATGGACCTGATTCTGACCGGCCGCCCCGTCGACGCCACGGAAGCGCACCGGATCGGCCTGGTCAACCGGATCGTGCCACACGGGCAGGCCCTGGCCGCGGCCCGCGATCTCGCGCACGAGCTCACCCGATTCCCTCAGACCTGTCTGCGCCAGGACCGGCTTTCCCTGCTCGAACAGGACGGTCTCACCGAAACTGCTGCTCTGGCAACCGAATTCGAGCACGGTAAATCCGCATTCCTGGAGAGTCTGGCCGGTGCCGCGCGATTCGCCGCAGGCGCGGGACGGCACGGCGATTTCACGAAACTCGCCCCCGACCCTGCGGAAGGGCCGTCCTCCTGACGTGAGCATCACCGGCAGGTAAGACCGCGATCGGCATCGGCGCTGCCGTTCCCCCGAGCTCTGCATCGGCCGCGGTATGCAGTGCCGAAAGCCCTTGCGCTGCAGTGGAGGCATCGTCGTGGAGACAGCAGTGACATTCGTCATCGTCCACCGCACACATCGGTATCTACCAGGCCAGCGGCCCGGCTGCGACAGTCAGCAGTGTCATCGACCATCGGGCGCTCGCGGGGTTTCGACAGCACAGGAAAGGCTCCAACCTCACCGGCCACTGAAACCGGGCAGCCCTCATCTACACGAGATTGGAACGCCATGCAGATGCTCGTCCGACTCCGAAACGTCGCCACGGCTCTCGTCGCGACAGCCGTGCTGGCAACCGCCGGGTGCGGTAGTGACACCGAGTCCACCTCGGAACCAGCCGAGAACAAAGCCGCCGCAAAGCCCGCGATCGTGCTGGTTCATGGCTCGTTCTCGGACAGCTCCAGCTGGGACACCGTCGCGAAAAACCTGCGCGGTCAGGGCTATCAGGTGGTTCAGCCCGACAATCCGCTGCGGGGCCCCGCGGCCGACGCGGCCGCCGTCACCAAAGCTATCGAAGGGATCGCCGGACCGGTCGTCCTGGTCGGGCACTCCTACGGTGGGGCGGTGATCAGCAATATCCACCGCCCGAACGTCAAGGCCGAGGTATTCGTCGCGGCCTTCGCACCAGAAAAGGGGGAATCGGTGCTGGCCCTCAGTGATCCCGGTCGTTATCCGGGCAGCAAGATCGAAACGGCGCTGCGGATCCAGCCCACCGAGAAGGGGGCGGAGGTGACAATGGCACCGGAACGGTTCGGCGAGGTCTTCGCGCAGGACGTCAGCGCCGATGTCGCAGCACGACTCGCGGCCAGCCAGCGCCCCACCTCCGCGGCCGCGAATGCCGAGCCGAGCGGCGA from Nocardia iowensis includes these protein-coding regions:
- a CDS encoding class I SAM-dependent methyltransferase, which translates into the protein MTQVPENCALPADPARANDYDSFAEAYTAENEASLYNAYYERPAMLELAGDVAGRRILDAGCGSGPLFAALRDRGARVSGIDASAGMLELARRRLGTDADLRIADLASPLPFSDGAFDDVVASLVLHYLEDWGPTLAELRRVLTPGGRLLVSVDHPFVAYGIQRSAGHSPNYFETYKWTFEWTMGGRTVPMSLWARPLHAMTDAFNAAGFRISIISEPQPVPAARELFPEEYRALTTGPSFLFFVLQSS
- a CDS encoding GNAT family N-acetyltransferase; translated protein: MKRREPAEMIVSATMRDFREVIENHSRYWGGRDLRSLHLAALVHEFPETNLVAVADDGIRGYIFGFVTPARVAYVHLIATRDDTRGTGLGHRLYEAFAVAARAQDATRLKAITSPDNKGSIAFHQRLGFDVHVVEDYNGPGADRVVLTKELNGCLWRARR
- a CDS encoding PQQ-binding-like beta-propeller repeat protein — encoded protein: MIRSTSAIAHGCRRGGRWRYLHLPVVVIAVVVLMAGTGFGQPAPVNGDWPMWQFDPTGSRFNSNETALTPDTVGDLQLKWAFAFPETIAASSQPAVVDGTVYVGGRNGTFYALDAETGSTRWEFEAETPLGGNLPTYGLRNGPAVADGLVYFGDNSARMWALDAKTGALRWVRQLDDHDYAIITSSPLVFEGRVYVGVSSQELGAATNDAYPCCTFRGSMVALDAATGDVQWKYYTIPQPQPTGGKPDFAPSGAPIWSSPTIDANSRTLYYTSGNPYSGYPEGAEAIGALDIDTGTARWVRRMTPGDPPWNGRCAVPPPGGNCPDPGHDFDFGSQANIFSIDGRMVVGAGQKSGVYHLLDATTGEIVWQTRLSTPEPVLPIPGSESLQGIQWGASYDGRHLYVATYQAQPGTLYALHPADGAVVWSTPNPATGCLIDPPPIPNLPLCQLAMPNAVSSTPGLVYEGSLDGKMRVFSADTGAILWEYNTARTFKTVNGVPGVGGGINGHGAVIANGMLFTNSGYGRQITTGMPGNVLLAFALP
- a CDS encoding class I SAM-dependent methyltransferase, producing the protein MTQTRKVDFSGVRWGSVEWTNLGTLYLRACESRSPNPILGDDAAAEAVDRIDYDWARMRRYMLPPANQWLVALRAARLDDWSAAFLGRHPDAVVLHLGCGMDTRAFRLRLPRHVQWFDVDQPNVIELRRKLYADRDGYRMLGSSVTEASWLDETPTDRPTLIVAEGLLMYLPQSEVRTLLQRLTDRFTTGELLFDTLSPMGPRLSKVFSKGIVKWGTSDARELERWNPRLRFLEQNSALAGYERINSTPIRLLYRLIHATPARNYDVLNRFEF
- a CDS encoding erythromycin esterase family protein, translating into MVLAGTPTAAAGDPPQSVPDWIRHHAVALDHVDPAGPDDDLMPLRGSIGEAHIVGLGESTHGAAEELTLKHRTLRLLVEQLGFRSIAFEEQWTTGLQVNEYIRTGKGDLNTVMSQLGGQWQTQEVADLLRWLRDFNTERVDKVQFIGVEYYLTGPSAYDGIDAYVAGAAPEKLAELRSHLHAIRPATPNMNDHVSWYQGVPDKKPYVDHAHRVHDLIAGVPHQPGSSAHELALQHARQIVSFYEHYRLSFADSLGYRDAHAAQNLRWWREFTGDKVAYWAASAHTANAPQLRIAVPPAPDLRFPSAGSYLRQWYGQGYLSIGFTFDHGAVSLGPGKTAAMPPPASDWFEQPFGKVHLDQFALDLRRPAPTAVRRWLAAPVKTRGLAHGGPDSYMDGGSLGQWFDVVVHRQEVSPAVPT
- a CDS encoding fatty acid desaturase family protein, producing the protein MTTPALVPESSPRSPRGGADGDYARLLRRISEAGLMNRRPVYYAVRLSLVGAAFVAGWAAFFIVGDSWWTLLVAGFMAVTFAQIALVMHDVAHRQVFRLRQPTELVGRLVGNAGIGLGYGWWQDKHTRHHANPNHEELDPDVAPDILVWSQQQARSSHGLPRLIGRAQAFLFFPLLLLEGLNLHVAGVRALRNRSVKHRKLEGALLFGHFALYLAALFAVLPADKAFAFLAVHQGLFGLYMGCIFAPNHKGMPTLTGDDRPDYLRRQVLTSRNVRGGALTDLALGGLNYQIEHHLFPSMPTPNLRHAQVIVRDYCTEIGVSYHETGLISSYREALRHLHHVGAPLRNPDRNSAVPQRN